A single region of the Sciurus carolinensis chromosome 14, mSciCar1.2, whole genome shotgun sequence genome encodes:
- the LOC124964644 gene encoding protein Mdm4-like, with amino-acid sequence MTSYSTSAQCSASDSACRISPERISKVRPKLPLLKILQAAGAQGEMFTIKEVMHYLGQYIIVKQLYDQQEKHMVYCGRDLLGELLGHQRFSVKDPSPLYDMLRKNLITLTTATTAKYRGKFQFQKKN; translated from the coding sequence ATGACATCATATTCCACCTCTGCCCAGTGTTCAGCATCTGACAGTGCTTGCAGAATCTCTCCAGAACGAATCAGTAAGGTACGACCAAAATTGCCACTTTTGAAGATTCTGCAGGCAGCAGGTGCACAAGGTGAAATGTTCACTATTAAAGAGGTAATGCACTATCTAGGCCAGTATATAATAGTGAAGCAGCTTTATGATCAACAGGAGAAGCATATGGTATATTGTGGAAGAGATCTTTTGGGAGAACTACTGGGACATCAACGCTTCTCCGTGAAAGATCCAAGCCCTCTATATGATATGCTAAGAAAGAATCTTATCACTTTAACCACTGCCACTACAGCAAAGTACAGAGGAAAGTTTCAGTTCcagaaaaagaactga